One window of the Doryrhamphus excisus isolate RoL2022-K1 chromosome 10, RoL_Dexc_1.0, whole genome shotgun sequence genome contains the following:
- the LOC131136589 gene encoding zinc finger protein 335-like isoform X10 translates to MDPEENEVESSSDAGTSGMEEPSESGMGMESSEVMSADSSDAASTHAQAPESDCHVGQSSEGLVVFIPETSSSTDVRVSSVNLPDSSSVAQSTSVSSVSTVTQSVLVSESAQVVVHSSAVSEGAMMVSDSTASTSSDLGSAIDKIIESTIGPDIMNGCIAVTSAEDRDAEPTQYFILQGPDDGAPVGAHMSSSALSNRIAVEAPAEGPTSTCLDQGHLQCNLEPDQPDDQPGHSGYPEDSSNQPDQPQHSHPSQYMDCSADGPDQTGESTSSYVECSGEEPDQTRSQSGFPDYSGENSDHDLPGYVECSRADSNPTSREHYVVECSDGYLCTVDDGVQPHHSRSYIDSSADHRIKTSRQYAVEYGAECVAAADSEQPGCSQYQARNGDDDDDEQNQDPDQPQHSEQQPQRSCYTENSNGPDESLYTDDSSSSDHHVVDTADSRGVPEALECSESQPGPYISSSGTYNSNPEPEVVPHCPASRDEARSSQQPQDDAKVGQEIDASVVAEGSADRPPNLAELEEMMEVVIVQQYKCKMCPYKSASKDTLINHMRDKHFKPTRDLQTKRKRGRPPKSAALAHGQAEQEEAGQRKAAQAAISRSVQPEEEDDDVPDAGALDNSEGDSDYNPGEEDCEGRFPSSIKKTTPPISSSSQARPRRKIGRPRKYSLLEEGYNSKEAESLVKKPRMNEDPSAADEASSSGLDNDGPALVTDGDRAEAAVSQSDSENKDPSSNSQPEEFFERKRGRPSKCFLRKKYKKHFSRNQYYKSLKPLLRPHSCYICGSRFLTQDDLRFHVESHEGNDPELFKCLQCNYRCKRWSSLKEHMFNHEGTKPFKCEKCDYSSVYRKDVVRHSAVHSKDKKKNKVMVMTLSEFPCPVCHKVYPMQKRLTQHLKTHSAEKPHMCDKCGKSFKKRYTFKMHLLTHIQTVGDSKFKCEFCDYTCDNKKLLLNHQLSHTIDRPFKCDYCKYSTSKEEFLVSHLAIKHTGEKPFSCDMCHFVTKHRKNLRLHIQCRHPEAFEEWSVSHPTEPTKRRRKPFFTLQQMEALKKQHEEGTQALPNIVSVDPITLHTIQGMGNASVAQDALGNTTIIYEQGESGDLSSQNALSLLLNMSNARELVGNSLQVAVLKSDGSAEVKALEGEWSAMPTVPGQAQKVVTVHVSESGETVLQEAYEATTSGTGELAQIAIETYEDEGEFNMVEQVAEVVQSSDRSKEKNDPSQPAEDSEAQNLKSEKFYLAPGLPERVLQQVELSSEAPTSPPAMSSLGVNTKRFCCRICMESFQGRSDMENHKRAHLGPNIFKCPDCDFTSNSWPEVKVHMELHSYLRPHKCSICSFASKNKKDLRRHLLTHTKEKPFSCKLCGQSFNRNGHLKFHMERLHNQEHPTRKSHTLTSQQTIIVNSDDEALTTLQSLQAHQTVISPDRLQALSQEHIIVAQDQYLSNQEEGTYIQQITTIDGHTVQHLMTGDNQVQYIISQDGVPHLIPQEYVVVADSNHIQMSDGHIVQYEHEGVFLQEQHITVSHDSQIQYLPASSEEQDMEAAAHSAVTAVADAAMAQAQTVYRKATPEQLEKLQQQGIHYDVITFTD, encoded by the exons ATGGATCCAGAGGAGAATGAGGTGGAAAGCAGCAGTGATGCAGGCACCTCAGGGATGGAGGAGCCGTCTGAAAGCGGCATGGGCATGGAGTCATCTGAGGTTATGTCTGCAGACAGCAGTGATGCTGCCTCTACTCATGCACAAGCACCAGAGTCAGACTGCCACGTGGGACAGAGCTCAGAGGGACTGGTG GTCTTCATCCCAGAGACCAGCTCTAGTACAGATGTCAGAGTGTCATCAGTTAACCTCCCAGACTCGTCGTCGGTGGCCCAGTCCACCAGTGTGTCCAGTGTGTCCACAGTGACTCAATCAGTTCTAGTGTCAGAGTCAGCCCAAGTGGTTGTCCACTCCAGTGCTGTGTCGGAAGGTGCCATGATGGTTTCTGACTCGACTGCCTCTACCTCATCAGACCTGGGCTCTGCCATAGACAAGATCATTGAGTCCACCATAGGGCCTGACATCATGAATG GTTGCATTGCAGTGACAAGTGCAGAAGATAGGGATGCAGAACCGACCCAATATTTCATACTACAAGGCCCAGATGATG GTGCTCCTGTGGGAGCCCATATGTCATCCTCAGCTCTGTCTAATCGCATTGCCGTAGAAGCACCTGCTGAGGGTCCCACATCCACCTGTCTGGACCAGGGACACCTGCAGTGTAACTTGGAGCCAGACCAACCAGACGATCAGCCTGGACACTCTGGTTACCCAGAAGACAGCAGCAATCAGCCTGATCAGCCCCAACACTCTCACCCCTCTCAGTATATGGACTGCAGTGCAGATGGTCCAGACCAAACTGGGGAGTCAACATCATCTTACGTGGAGTGTTCAGGCGAAGAACCTGACCAGACGCGCTCCCAGTCAGGCTTCCCTGACTACAGTGGAGAGAACAGTGACCATGACCTGCCCGGATATGTGGAATGCAGCAGGGCTGATTCGAACCCCACCAGCCGGGAGCATTATGTTGTGGAATGCAGTGATGGGTATCTGTGCACTGTGGATGATGGAGTGCAGCCACATCATTCACGTTCCTACATCGACAGCAGTGCAGATCACAGGATCAAGACAAGCCGGCAGTATGCTGTTGAATATGGCGCCGAGTGTGTTGCAGCTGCAGATTCTGAGCAGCCTGGGTGTTCTCAGTATCAGGCAAGGAatggggatgatgatgatgatgagcagaACCAGGATCCCGATCAACCGCAGCACTCAGAACAGCAGCCCCAGCGTTCCTGTTACACGGAGAATAGCAATGGCCCTGATGAATCGCTTTATACTGATGACAGCTCCTCATCAGACCACCATGTAGTCGACACAGCAGATTCAAGGGGGGTCCCCGAGGCACTGGAGTGCAGTGAGAGCCAGCCAGGGCCATACATTAGCAGCAGTGGCACCTACAACTCCAACCCGGAACCAGAGGTGGTCCCACATTGCCCAGCCAGCCGAGATGAGGCTCGGAGCTCCCAGCAGCCTCAGGACGACGCTAAAGTGGGCCAGGAAATTGATGCATCAGTCGTGGCAGAAGGCTCTGCAGACAGGCCACCCAACCTGGCTGAGTTGGAGGAGATGATGGAAGTTGTGATTGTGCAGCAGTACAAGTGCAAGATGTGTCCATATAAGAGTGCCTCTAAGGACACACTCATTAACCACATGAGGGACAAACACTTTAAACCTACAA GGGATTTGCAAACAAAGCGCAAACGTGGACGACCTCCCAAAAGTGCTGCGCTGGCCCATGGCCAGGCAGAACAGGAGGAAGCTGGACAAAGGAAGGCCGCACAGGCAGCGATATCCAGGTCTGTTCAgccagaggaggaggacgatgaTGTTCCTGATGCTGGTGCTCTTGATAATTCTGAAG GGGATAGTGACTACAACCCAGGTGAAGAAGACTGCGAAGGAAGGTTCCCATCCAGTATTAAAAAAACGACTCCTCCtatttcctcctcctctcaaGCTCGTCCTAGACGTAAAATTGGCCGCCCGAGGAAATACAGCCTTCTGGAAGAAGGCTACAACAGCAAAG AGGCAGAGAGTTTAGTAAAGAAGCCAAGAATGAACGAAGATCCAAGCGCTGCCGATGAGGCAAGCTCATCTGGCTTAGATAATGATGGCCCCGCTCTGGTGACTGATGGGGACAGAGCAGAGGCAGCAGTAAGCCAGTCCGACTCGGAGAACAAAGACCCATCGTCCAACTCACAGCCAGAAGAGTTCTTTGAGCGAAAACGAGGTCGGCCCTCCAAGTGCTTTCTACGCAAGAAGTACAAGAAGCATTTCAGTCGCAA TCAGTACTACAAATCCCTCAAACCGCTCTTGAGACCTCACAGTTGTTATATTTGCGGCTCTCGCTTCCTCACTCAAGACGATCTGCGCTTCCACGTGGAGTCCCATGAGGGCAACGACCCAGAACTTTTTAAATGCCTCCAGTGCAACTATCGCTGCAAGCGCTGGTCCTCTCTCAAG GAGCACATGTTCAATCATGAAGGTACGAAGCCTTTCAAGTGTGAGAAGTGCGATTACTCGAGTGTCTACAGAAAAGATGTTGTTCGTCACTCAGCAGTTCACAGCAAAGACAA gaaaaaaaacaaagtaatg GTGATGACACTATCCGAGTTCCCGTGTCCTGTGTGTCACAAGGTCTACCCCATGCAGAAGAGGCTCACGCAGCACTTGAAGACCCACAGTGCAGAGAAACCACACATGTGTGATAAG tGTGGCAAATCCTTCAAGAAGCGGTATACATTCAAAATGCACCTCCTTACCCACATTCAGACTGTGGGAGACAGCAA GTTCAAGTGTGAGTTTTGTGATTACACCTGTGACAACAAGAAGCTGCTGCTGAACCATCAGCTGTCTCACACCATCGACCGACCCTTCAAATGCGACTACTGTAAATACTCCACTTCCAAAGAAGAGTTCTTAGTGTCCCATCTGGCCATTAAACACACAG gagagaaacctttctccTGCGATATGTGTCACTTCGTCACAAAGCACAGGAAGAATCTGAGATTACACATACAGTGTCGCCATCCGGAAGCTTTTGAAGAGTGGTCCGTCTCTCACCCCACGGAGCCGACCAAGAGACGACGCAAGCCTTTTTTCACCCTCCAGCAAATGGAGGCGCTTAAAAAGCAACATGAGGAAGGAACACAAGCCTTGCCCAATATT GTTTCAGTGGATCCCATAACTCTTCACACCATTCAGGGAATGGGAAATGCCTCAGTGGCACAGGACGCACTCGGAAATACCACCATCATCTATGAACAAG GTGAATCCGGTGATCTCTCCTCCCAAAATGCCCTGAGCCTGCTGTTAAATATGAGCAACGCTCGGGAATTGGTTGGGAACTCCTTACAA GTGGCGGTGCTGAAGTCAGATGGCAGTGCAGAGGTGAAAGCTTTGGAGGGAGAGTGGAGTGCAATGCCCACAGTCCCGGGCCAAGCCCAGAAAGTTGTAACCGTCCATGTGTCCGAGAGCGGCGAGACCGTTCTGCAGGAGGCCTATGAGGCAACCACCTCTGGGACAGGAGAGCTGGCTCAGATTGCTATAGAAACCTATGAGGACGAAGGGGAGTTCAATATGGTGGAGCAAGTGGCAGAAGTAGTCCAAAGCTCTGACCGCAG TAAAGAGAAGAACGACCCCTCTCAGCCTGCGGAGGATTCCGAAGCACAGAACCTGAAAAGTGAAAAGTTCTACCTTGCTCCTGGACTGCCTGAAAGAGTTTTGCAACAGGTggag CTGAGCAGTGAAGCTCCCACCTCTCCTCCTGCTATGAGCTCACTTGGTGTCAACACCAAGCGGTTCTGCTGTCGCATATGCATGGAGTCGTTCCAAGGCCGTTCTGACATGGAGAACCACAAGAGGGCGCACTTGGGTCCTAACATCTTCAAGTGCCCTGACTGTGACTTCACCTCAAACTCCTGGCCTGAGGTCAAG GTTCACATGGAGCTGCATTCCTACCTGCGACCGCACAAGTGTTCCATTTGCAGCTTTGCCTCCAAGAACAAGAAAGACCTGCGCAGACACTTGCTGACCCACACCAAAGAAAAGCCATTTTCTTGCAAGCTTTGTGGCCAAAG CTTCAATCGCAATGGCCACCTGAAGTTTCACATGGAGCGTCTCCACAACCAGGAGCACCCCACTCGTAAGAGCCACACCCTCACATCCCAGCAGACCATCATAGTCAACAGTGATGACGAGGCTCTGACTACATTACAGT CCCTGCAGGCCCATCAGACGGTCATCAGTCCAGACCGTCTGCAGGCTCTCAGTCAAGAGCACATAATTGTAGCCCAAGATCAGTATCTATCAAACCAG GAGGAGGGCACATACATTCAGCAGATAACCACCATAGATGGACATACAGTCCAGCACCTTATGACAGGAGACAACCAG GTCCAGTATATCATCTCACAGGATGGAGTGCCGCACTTAATCCCGCAGGAGTATGTTGTAGTAGCAGACAGCAATCACATACAG ATGTCAGATGGGCACATCGTTCAATATGAGCATGAAGGAGTCTTTCTGCAAGAGCAACAC ATCACAGTAAGCCATGACAGTCAGATCCAGTACCTGCCTGCTAGTTCGGAGGAGCAAGATATGGAGGCCGCAGCCCACTCTGCCGTCACAG CAGTAGCAGATGCAGCGATGGCACAGGCCCAGACCGTCTACAGGAAAGCAACACCTGAGCAGCTGGAGAAGCTCCAGCAGCAGGGCATCCACTACGACGTCATTACTTTCACTGACTAA
- the LOC131136589 gene encoding zinc finger protein 335-like isoform X2 — protein MDPEENEVESSSDAGTSGMEEPSESGMGMESSEVMSADSSDAASTHAQAPESDCHVGQSSEGLVVFIPETSSSTDVRVSSVNLPDSSSVAQSTSVSSVSTVTQSVLVSESAQVVVHSSAVSEGAMMVSDSTASTSSDLGSAIDKIIESTIGPDIMNGCIAVTSAEDRDAEPTQYFILQGPDDGAPVGAHMSSSALSNRIAVEAPAEGPTSTCLDQGHLQCNLEPDQPDDQPGHSGYPEDSSNQPDQPQHSHPSQYMDCSADGPDQTGESTSSYVECSGEEPDQTRSQSGFPDYSGENSDHDLPGYVECSRADSNPTSREHYVVECSDGYLCTVDDGVQPHHSRSYIDSSADHRIKTSRQYAVEYGAECVAAADSEQPGCSQYQARNGDDDDDEQNQDPDQPQHSEQQPQRSCYTENSNGPDESLYTDDSSSSDHHVVDTADSRGVPEALECSESQPGPYISSSGTYNSNPEPEVVPHCPASRDEARSSQQPQDDAKVGQEIDASVVAEGSADRPPNLAELEEMMEVVIVQQYKCKMCPYKSASKDTLINHMRDKHFKPTRDLQTKRKRGRPPKSAALAHGQAEQEEAGQRKAAQAAISRSVQPEEEDDDVPDAGALDNSEGDSDYNPGEEDCEGRFPSSIKKTTPPISSSSQARPRRKIGRPRKYSLLEEGYNSKEAESLVKKPRMNEDPSAADEASSSGLDNDGPALVTDGDRAEAAVSQSDSENKDPSSNSQPEEFFERKRGRPSKCFLRKKYKKHFSRNQYYKSLKPLLRPHSCYICGSRFLTQDDLRFHVESHEGNDPELFKCLQCNYRCKRWSSLKEHMFNHEGTKPFKCEKCDYSSVYRKDVVRHSAVHSKDKKKNKVMVMTLSEFPCPVCHKVYPMQKRLTQHLKTHSAEKPHMCDKCGKSFKKRYTFKMHLLTHIQTVGDSKFKCEFCDYTCDNKKLLLNHQLSHTIDRPFKCDYCKYSTSKEEFLVSHLAIKHTGEKPFSCDMCHFVTKHRKNLRLHIQCRHPEAFEEWSVSHPTEPTKRRRKPFFTLQQMEALKKQHEEGTQALPNIVSVDPITLHTIQGMGNASVAQDALGNTTIIYEQGESGDLSSQNALSLLLNMSNARELVGNSLQVAVLKSDGSAEVKALEGEWSAMPTVPGQAQKVVTVHVSESGETVLQEAYEATTSGTGELAQIAIETYEDEGEFNMVEQVAEVVQSSDRSKEKNDPSQPAEDSEAQNLKSEKFYLAPGLPERVLQQVELSSEAPTSPPAMSSLGVNTKRFCCRICMESFQGRSDMENHKRAHLGPNIFKCPDCDFTSNSWPEVKVHMELHSYLRPHKCSICSFASKNKKDLRRHLLTHTKEKPFSCKLCGQSFNRNGHLKFHMERLHNQEHPTRKSHTLTSQQTIIVNSDDEALTTLQSLQAHQTVISPDRLQALSQEHIIVAQDQYLSNQEEGTYIQQITTIDGHTVQHLMTGDNQVTEVQYIISQDGVPHLIPQEYVVVADSNHIQMSDGHIVQYEHEGVFLQEQHITVSHDSQIQYLPASSEEQDMEAAAHSAVTAVADAAMAQAQTVYRKATPEQLEKLQQQGIHYDVITFTD, from the exons ATGGATCCAGAGGAGAATGAGGTGGAAAGCAGCAGTGATGCAGGCACCTCAGGGATGGAGGAGCCGTCTGAAAGCGGCATGGGCATGGAGTCATCTGAGGTTATGTCTGCAGACAGCAGTGATGCTGCCTCTACTCATGCACAAGCACCAGAGTCAGACTGCCACGTGGGACAGAGCTCAGAGGGACTGGTG GTCTTCATCCCAGAGACCAGCTCTAGTACAGATGTCAGAGTGTCATCAGTTAACCTCCCAGACTCGTCGTCGGTGGCCCAGTCCACCAGTGTGTCCAGTGTGTCCACAGTGACTCAATCAGTTCTAGTGTCAGAGTCAGCCCAAGTGGTTGTCCACTCCAGTGCTGTGTCGGAAGGTGCCATGATGGTTTCTGACTCGACTGCCTCTACCTCATCAGACCTGGGCTCTGCCATAGACAAGATCATTGAGTCCACCATAGGGCCTGACATCATGAATG GTTGCATTGCAGTGACAAGTGCAGAAGATAGGGATGCAGAACCGACCCAATATTTCATACTACAAGGCCCAGATGATG GTGCTCCTGTGGGAGCCCATATGTCATCCTCAGCTCTGTCTAATCGCATTGCCGTAGAAGCACCTGCTGAGGGTCCCACATCCACCTGTCTGGACCAGGGACACCTGCAGTGTAACTTGGAGCCAGACCAACCAGACGATCAGCCTGGACACTCTGGTTACCCAGAAGACAGCAGCAATCAGCCTGATCAGCCCCAACACTCTCACCCCTCTCAGTATATGGACTGCAGTGCAGATGGTCCAGACCAAACTGGGGAGTCAACATCATCTTACGTGGAGTGTTCAGGCGAAGAACCTGACCAGACGCGCTCCCAGTCAGGCTTCCCTGACTACAGTGGAGAGAACAGTGACCATGACCTGCCCGGATATGTGGAATGCAGCAGGGCTGATTCGAACCCCACCAGCCGGGAGCATTATGTTGTGGAATGCAGTGATGGGTATCTGTGCACTGTGGATGATGGAGTGCAGCCACATCATTCACGTTCCTACATCGACAGCAGTGCAGATCACAGGATCAAGACAAGCCGGCAGTATGCTGTTGAATATGGCGCCGAGTGTGTTGCAGCTGCAGATTCTGAGCAGCCTGGGTGTTCTCAGTATCAGGCAAGGAatggggatgatgatgatgatgagcagaACCAGGATCCCGATCAACCGCAGCACTCAGAACAGCAGCCCCAGCGTTCCTGTTACACGGAGAATAGCAATGGCCCTGATGAATCGCTTTATACTGATGACAGCTCCTCATCAGACCACCATGTAGTCGACACAGCAGATTCAAGGGGGGTCCCCGAGGCACTGGAGTGCAGTGAGAGCCAGCCAGGGCCATACATTAGCAGCAGTGGCACCTACAACTCCAACCCGGAACCAGAGGTGGTCCCACATTGCCCAGCCAGCCGAGATGAGGCTCGGAGCTCCCAGCAGCCTCAGGACGACGCTAAAGTGGGCCAGGAAATTGATGCATCAGTCGTGGCAGAAGGCTCTGCAGACAGGCCACCCAACCTGGCTGAGTTGGAGGAGATGATGGAAGTTGTGATTGTGCAGCAGTACAAGTGCAAGATGTGTCCATATAAGAGTGCCTCTAAGGACACACTCATTAACCACATGAGGGACAAACACTTTAAACCTACAA GGGATTTGCAAACAAAGCGCAAACGTGGACGACCTCCCAAAAGTGCTGCGCTGGCCCATGGCCAGGCAGAACAGGAGGAAGCTGGACAAAGGAAGGCCGCACAGGCAGCGATATCCAGGTCTGTTCAgccagaggaggaggacgatgaTGTTCCTGATGCTGGTGCTCTTGATAATTCTGAAG GGGATAGTGACTACAACCCAGGTGAAGAAGACTGCGAAGGAAGGTTCCCATCCAGTATTAAAAAAACGACTCCTCCtatttcctcctcctctcaaGCTCGTCCTAGACGTAAAATTGGCCGCCCGAGGAAATACAGCCTTCTGGAAGAAGGCTACAACAGCAAAG AGGCAGAGAGTTTAGTAAAGAAGCCAAGAATGAACGAAGATCCAAGCGCTGCCGATGAGGCAAGCTCATCTGGCTTAGATAATGATGGCCCCGCTCTGGTGACTGATGGGGACAGAGCAGAGGCAGCAGTAAGCCAGTCCGACTCGGAGAACAAAGACCCATCGTCCAACTCACAGCCAGAAGAGTTCTTTGAGCGAAAACGAGGTCGGCCCTCCAAGTGCTTTCTACGCAAGAAGTACAAGAAGCATTTCAGTCGCAA TCAGTACTACAAATCCCTCAAACCGCTCTTGAGACCTCACAGTTGTTATATTTGCGGCTCTCGCTTCCTCACTCAAGACGATCTGCGCTTCCACGTGGAGTCCCATGAGGGCAACGACCCAGAACTTTTTAAATGCCTCCAGTGCAACTATCGCTGCAAGCGCTGGTCCTCTCTCAAG GAGCACATGTTCAATCATGAAGGTACGAAGCCTTTCAAGTGTGAGAAGTGCGATTACTCGAGTGTCTACAGAAAAGATGTTGTTCGTCACTCAGCAGTTCACAGCAAAGACAA gaaaaaaaacaaagtaatg GTGATGACACTATCCGAGTTCCCGTGTCCTGTGTGTCACAAGGTCTACCCCATGCAGAAGAGGCTCACGCAGCACTTGAAGACCCACAGTGCAGAGAAACCACACATGTGTGATAAG tGTGGCAAATCCTTCAAGAAGCGGTATACATTCAAAATGCACCTCCTTACCCACATTCAGACTGTGGGAGACAGCAA GTTCAAGTGTGAGTTTTGTGATTACACCTGTGACAACAAGAAGCTGCTGCTGAACCATCAGCTGTCTCACACCATCGACCGACCCTTCAAATGCGACTACTGTAAATACTCCACTTCCAAAGAAGAGTTCTTAGTGTCCCATCTGGCCATTAAACACACAG gagagaaacctttctccTGCGATATGTGTCACTTCGTCACAAAGCACAGGAAGAATCTGAGATTACACATACAGTGTCGCCATCCGGAAGCTTTTGAAGAGTGGTCCGTCTCTCACCCCACGGAGCCGACCAAGAGACGACGCAAGCCTTTTTTCACCCTCCAGCAAATGGAGGCGCTTAAAAAGCAACATGAGGAAGGAACACAAGCCTTGCCCAATATT GTTTCAGTGGATCCCATAACTCTTCACACCATTCAGGGAATGGGAAATGCCTCAGTGGCACAGGACGCACTCGGAAATACCACCATCATCTATGAACAAG GTGAATCCGGTGATCTCTCCTCCCAAAATGCCCTGAGCCTGCTGTTAAATATGAGCAACGCTCGGGAATTGGTTGGGAACTCCTTACAA GTGGCGGTGCTGAAGTCAGATGGCAGTGCAGAGGTGAAAGCTTTGGAGGGAGAGTGGAGTGCAATGCCCACAGTCCCGGGCCAAGCCCAGAAAGTTGTAACCGTCCATGTGTCCGAGAGCGGCGAGACCGTTCTGCAGGAGGCCTATGAGGCAACCACCTCTGGGACAGGAGAGCTGGCTCAGATTGCTATAGAAACCTATGAGGACGAAGGGGAGTTCAATATGGTGGAGCAAGTGGCAGAAGTAGTCCAAAGCTCTGACCGCAG TAAAGAGAAGAACGACCCCTCTCAGCCTGCGGAGGATTCCGAAGCACAGAACCTGAAAAGTGAAAAGTTCTACCTTGCTCCTGGACTGCCTGAAAGAGTTTTGCAACAGGTggag CTGAGCAGTGAAGCTCCCACCTCTCCTCCTGCTATGAGCTCACTTGGTGTCAACACCAAGCGGTTCTGCTGTCGCATATGCATGGAGTCGTTCCAAGGCCGTTCTGACATGGAGAACCACAAGAGGGCGCACTTGGGTCCTAACATCTTCAAGTGCCCTGACTGTGACTTCACCTCAAACTCCTGGCCTGAGGTCAAG GTTCACATGGAGCTGCATTCCTACCTGCGACCGCACAAGTGTTCCATTTGCAGCTTTGCCTCCAAGAACAAGAAAGACCTGCGCAGACACTTGCTGACCCACACCAAAGAAAAGCCATTTTCTTGCAAGCTTTGTGGCCAAAG CTTCAATCGCAATGGCCACCTGAAGTTTCACATGGAGCGTCTCCACAACCAGGAGCACCCCACTCGTAAGAGCCACACCCTCACATCCCAGCAGACCATCATAGTCAACAGTGATGACGAGGCTCTGACTACATTACAGT CCCTGCAGGCCCATCAGACGGTCATCAGTCCAGACCGTCTGCAGGCTCTCAGTCAAGAGCACATAATTGTAGCCCAAGATCAGTATCTATCAAACCAG GAGGAGGGCACATACATTCAGCAGATAACCACCATAGATGGACATACAGTCCAGCACCTTATGACAGGAGACAACCAGGTCACTGAG GTCCAGTATATCATCTCACAGGATGGAGTGCCGCACTTAATCCCGCAGGAGTATGTTGTAGTAGCAGACAGCAATCACATACAG ATGTCAGATGGGCACATCGTTCAATATGAGCATGAAGGAGTCTTTCTGCAAGAGCAACAC ATCACAGTAAGCCATGACAGTCAGATCCAGTACCTGCCTGCTAGTTCGGAGGAGCAAGATATGGAGGCCGCAGCCCACTCTGCCGTCACAG CAGTAGCAGATGCAGCGATGGCACAGGCCCAGACCGTCTACAGGAAAGCAACACCTGAGCAGCTGGAGAAGCTCCAGCAGCAGGGCATCCACTACGACGTCATTACTTTCACTGACTAA